Genomic segment of Deltaproteobacteria bacterium:
GTTGTAAAACCTCGCCAGTAACAGCTTTGCCACATCGCTTTCAGGGTCCTGGTCGATCAGCTTCTTGTATTCATCTTCCGCCCCTGAAAGGTCGTTCTCTTTTTCCAGGACTTGAACCAGCATAAGCCGTGCGGCCTTGTTCTTCTGATCGACCAAAAGCAGGCTTTGGAGCGTCTTTCGGGCTCCTTTCGCATCCTTTTGCCTCATCCTCAGGTTGGCAAGCAGCATATAGGAATCAGCCCTTTTGGGGTTTTTCTCGATAAGAGATCGAAAAATCGCCTCTGCATCATCGTATTTTTTGTCTGCCATGAGACACGTTGCGCGCAACAAAAGGGCATCTTCGTGATCCGGGTTTTTTCCCAAGACAAGATCAGCCTTTTCCATGGCCTTTTCCGTTTCCCTGCCCATAATGAAGATCTTGCCAATGGCTACCTGGGCATCCGCCAGATCTGCGTCAAGGTCCACGGCTTTTGACAAAAAACCAAAAGCCTTTTTCCAGTTCTTTTCCTTCAGTTCCACCATGCCAAGCATGTAATAGCCTTTGGCAAAGTTCGGATCGATCTGAAGGGTGTTCTTAAACTCCAGCCGCGCCTTTACATAATCGCCTTTTTCGTAAAGGGCCTTTCCTTTGTTGAAAAACTTCGCTCTCTTTTCTTCCGGCCCGCCGCACCCTATGATAAGCACAGTCAAAACCACGGCCAAAATTCCACCAGATCTTCCAAGTCTCATATCACTTGCCTCCTAAGTAGCGTCCATCCATAAATGGTCTTTTTGCCCAATTTCTGCGTTATGCTCAAAAAAACAATCCTCGGAATATAACACATATGCCTGTCTGCATGGACACTAAGTGTGACGGCTTCCTAAAAAAGCCTCAGTAATCAATCCGGACCCAAAGGACCCGGCCTTCGCCTTATGCAAATCGGCTTTGAGCAAAAAAATGGGTGACGTTGCCTACCGCCTTTTTCTCCGCAAAACATCCTGCCAATCCCGTAAATCTTGTCTAAAATGCACCTGGATTCTAGAATTCATCAGGAACCGGGCTTCTGTATATGTTCTTCCGACGGGGACCGGTGTCCCTGCCTGGAATGTAATCATCCAGCACGGGCATAAACTCCGTGATGAACGCATCTATCACAGCTTGGGCAGCTCCCACATCCTGACCTTCCCTTAAGGGCATTTCCAGGCGAACCAGAGCCCCGTCTGTGCGTCTCTTTGTAACGGAATACGCCACGTACCCCGTGAAAATAACGATGACGGTGTCGAGCACCATCAGGAAATTGGCGATTATATAAAATTGCTGGCGATACATAAGTTATTCAGTGAACAGTGAACAGTAAAATGTCAGAGACTCTGCCCTTAGCTTTCAGCCTTCAGCCCCTTTGCTTTATCTAAGAATATTCCACCCAATTTCTTTGTTTTTTCTTGACAACTTGTCAAGAACGTCTATCATTAGATTGAGATCGTTTTGGGAGGTAACCATGAAAACACTAACTGTGGGCGAGCTAAAGGCCAGGTTTTCTGAAGCACTTGGACAACTTAGAAAAGGCCAGGAAATTGCCATCAGCTACGGCAAGAAACGAGAAAAGGTTGCCGTCCTTTTACCCTATTCACGTTATCGCGCAAAACCAGAAAGAGTTTTAGGGTTACTCAAGAACCGGGGCCGGTGTGTCATCCATGACGATTTCAAACTGACTGACGAGCAAATGCTCACATCATGAACTATTTGCTGGACACTCATACTTTTCTGTGGTGCCTTTTCGCCCCGGACCAATTGAGCAAGTCGGCGGCACAAGAGATAACGTCGCCTGATAATGACGTATCTATAAGTGTGATAACTCTGTGGGAGGTTTCTCTCAAGTATGCACTGGGAAAACTGGAGCTGGAAGGAGTAGAACCTGAAGAACTGCCTGAAAGTGCAGAGAAAATGGGTGTTGACATTCTTCCCATAAGCGCTTTAGACGCGGCCAGTTTCCACAAACTACCGCGGCTTGAGCATAAAGACCCTTTCGATCGACTCCTTATCTGGCAAGCCATTCAACAGAAGATGGTCCTGATTTCCAAAGATTCCCAATTTGAAAAGTATAGCAAGTTTGGGCTCAAACGGTATTG
This window contains:
- a CDS encoding exosortase-associated EpsI family protein, producing the protein MYRQQFYIIANFLMVLDTVIVIFTGYVAYSVTKRRTDGALVRLEMPLREGQDVGAAQAVIDAFITEFMPVLDDYIPGRDTGPRRKNIYRSPVPDEF
- a CDS encoding type II toxin-antitoxin system Phd/YefM family antitoxin; protein product: MKTLTVGELKARFSEALGQLRKGQEIAISYGKKREKVAVLLPYSRYRAKPERVLGLLKNRGRCVIHDDFKLTDEQMLTS
- a CDS encoding type II toxin-antitoxin system VapC family toxin, with translation MNYLLDTHTFLWCLFAPDQLSKSAAQEITSPDNDVSISVITLWEVSLKYALGKLELEGVEPEELPESAEKMGVDILPISALDAASFHKLPRLEHKDPFDRLLIWQAIQQKMVLISKDSQFEKYSKFGLKRYW